A window of the Flavobacterium sangjuense genome harbors these coding sequences:
- a CDS encoding T9SS sorting signal type C domain-containing protein, protein MKKILLAASSKLSSFCQRALLLALFSFGLTTASYAQVASTYIFSEASGVTYNDFTGGAVVTGSTADFTALANTSYTLPFTFSYNSTAITDITIFENGFIVLGNTAVPASTTTLPISNAGGYTGAVACYGMNLAGVAASGCEIRYGFTGSAPNRVVTIQYKNVQRRPLSTQAGLMNMQILLYETSNNIEVVYKDQFTSTSASDVGAQVGLRGAANTDFNNRKMNGTDLIWPATAAGTVNTDVLNTQGINPGGGIVKGNLAGTRFRWVPCAAPTAITATLQPDNTTAIISWTAPSQPPSGGYDWEVRTSGNPGSASPCASGTTASTSVSVLNLVPNITYYFYVKSNCSSTWLPTNTHPSSLTITPACSLGTFPYTENFESAVTPLTSTCNTTTLPNCTTRIINSSNVDFVTRDGSLVTPNYGFTNKNLITSGNNAADVWFFTKGIPIPSAGSYRLSYKYGGTREQDFFKQKMKVAYGTTASVAGMTTVLVDHDDIKDSPLTNVINFTVGAAGTYYIGFNAYGDAAQGSVQLDDIALNVTTCFAPTALTSGQLASSTAVIAWTANASASTGYEYYVTPAVGAILTAGSFIPGQTYLIKTIGTTNYTLIGAASNLVGSYFTATGVGAGTGTAQHQIIPPATPSSSVDVTGTVSAGMTIANLSGLTPSTMYDFWVRSNCGGGDYSQWSVGATFTTKPLVTYCLPSGAGYTQDPRGIINVTIGSINNTTGIETNNYGNYSSLTTNVSQGSTPVVSITNGTTFTYDTMVWVDWNNDGDFSDAGETVYTGVMPAPNPSTINATFTAPVPVLDSDGNSTLGPHRMRIGGIDAPTFTGGALTPCRTGQYQAFEDYTLYVITAPPALTLSAATDTICEGLSTLTPVTITSTISDFQVYTWSPAAGVSGSIGAGYTFSPTATTTYTLTATQTSGNFSSNTATFIVTVNARPTPITVTPASATYCNGAAPQALVATGGVVTGVFNTVFEENFNDPTNTFTTVNNTTGGSNPAGAAWTLYASGVVNSSGQSFTSNDSSQYYLSDSDETGNGGVTRTELISPSFSLVGFVDASLSFWQQYDYLDSPAVVEISTNDGATWLATPLATYTSDQGSPNNFSNAILNLTPYVGMSNLKIRFRYVDADWDWEWAIDNVRVYGSGTSIVTWSPTTDLYTDAAGTIPYTGTAASTVYTKPTTNRTYTANSTSSFGCSRDSSPVVITYSAPTAGTASSNQNICSGIPADLTVAGYAGTVTKWQYCPNATFLPIGTVVDIPSSSSATLTSAQMGVLSADRYYRAVTTSGGCTANSTIVAITINKTIWDGSSWSAGEPNSSIAAEFQGDYVSSVNTPGLDGNLSACNVIVSSGADVLFDIGTLTVQNAVTVTSGFLTFEDNASLYQVQAVTNAPGVYSGGNSGNIISKRTAEPMYKFDYTYWSSPVSPQNLLAVSPASPQGWFLTYNPTTNAWQYVTPSTTTMEVGKGYLIRAPLNYPVSPALPLDYTASFSGVPNNGTFTTPIVGGAAQMNLIGNPYASALNAPDFINGNTNVSGTLYFWTHNTPLNPTTLQYASNDYAIYNLVGGTLPAPTTGAGTSDLTAPLGHIASGQGFFVKGLSNGTATFSNSMRRAGNNTQFYRTNTRQNNDTSLEKHRYWVDIANSQGAFKQVLVGYVETATNGIDRLFDGDMVDVGNAITLYTMVEDAKLSIQGRPLPFDVNETIPLGYKSTIDGTFTISLSHYDGLFTTQHVYIEDKVLNIIHDLRVSPYSFATLLGTFNDRFELRYTDTALGITNPVFNENSVIVYKNDQGLFIDSGAINMATVSIFDIRGRMLATQKQVNRTTTVFTTLPTTNQVLLVRIQSENGSIVTKKVVY, encoded by the coding sequence ATGAAAAAAATATTACTTGCTGCCTCGAGTAAATTATCTAGTTTTTGCCAAAGGGCTTTACTATTAGCTCTCTTTAGTTTTGGTTTAACAACCGCTTCGTATGCCCAGGTCGCTTCAACCTATATTTTTTCAGAAGCCAGCGGTGTCACTTATAACGATTTTACTGGGGGTGCTGTCGTAACTGGTTCAACCGCAGATTTTACAGCTTTAGCAAATACCAGTTATACCTTACCATTTACTTTTAGCTATAACAGTACTGCGATTACTGATATTACCATATTTGAAAATGGCTTTATTGTTTTAGGGAATACTGCCGTTCCTGCCAGTACGACAACACTTCCTATTTCCAACGCAGGCGGATACACCGGTGCTGTTGCTTGTTATGGTATGAATTTGGCCGGTGTAGCAGCAAGTGGTTGTGAGATAAGGTATGGTTTTACCGGTAGTGCTCCCAACCGGGTTGTTACGATTCAGTATAAAAATGTACAAAGAAGACCCTTGTCTACTCAAGCTGGTCTTATGAATATGCAAATTCTTTTATATGAAACCAGTAATAATATAGAGGTGGTGTATAAAGATCAATTTACGTCAACAAGTGCTTCTGATGTAGGTGCGCAGGTTGGTTTAAGAGGAGCTGCTAATACCGATTTTAATAATAGAAAAATGAACGGTACGGACCTTATTTGGCCAGCTACAGCTGCGGGTACTGTGAATACGGATGTATTAAATACTCAGGGTATTAATCCCGGAGGTGGTATAGTTAAGGGTAATTTAGCCGGTACGCGATTCAGATGGGTTCCTTGTGCGGCGCCTACTGCAATAACAGCCACTTTGCAACCCGATAACACCACTGCTATTATAAGTTGGACCGCTCCATCACAGCCGCCTTCCGGAGGTTATGATTGGGAAGTCCGAACCAGTGGAAACCCGGGAAGTGCATCTCCATGTGCTTCAGGAACAACAGCTTCAACATCGGTTTCTGTTTTAAATTTGGTGCCAAATATTACCTATTATTTTTATGTCAAATCAAATTGTTCCAGTACGTGGCTGCCAACAAATACGCATCCATCATCGCTAACAATAACACCGGCTTGTTCGTTAGGAACTTTTCCTTACACTGAAAATTTTGAAAGCGCAGTCACGCCTTTAACATCAACTTGTAACACAACGACTTTGCCTAATTGTACTACCAGAATTATCAATTCGAGTAATGTTGATTTTGTTACTCGTGACGGTTCACTTGTAACGCCTAATTATGGTTTCACCAATAAGAATTTAATTACCTCTGGTAATAATGCTGCCGATGTTTGGTTTTTTACAAAAGGGATTCCTATCCCTAGTGCAGGAAGTTATAGATTATCTTATAAGTATGGAGGAACAAGAGAGCAGGATTTCTTTAAGCAAAAAATGAAAGTAGCTTATGGTACTACAGCTTCTGTTGCCGGAATGACTACTGTGTTAGTAGATCACGATGATATTAAAGATTCTCCTTTAACCAATGTTATTAATTTTACTGTTGGTGCAGCAGGTACCTACTATATAGGATTTAATGCCTATGGTGATGCAGCACAAGGAAGCGTTCAGCTGGACGATATTGCTTTGAATGTCACTACTTGTTTTGCTCCTACAGCTCTGACATCCGGTCAACTTGCTTCATCGACTGCAGTAATCGCATGGACTGCAAACGCATCAGCCTCAACAGGTTATGAATATTATGTAACACCTGCTGTAGGTGCGATACTAACCGCAGGTTCTTTTATACCCGGGCAAACCTATTTAATTAAAACAATCGGTACTACAAATTATACGTTAATTGGTGCTGCTTCTAATTTGGTAGGATCATACTTTACTGCGACCGGTGTCGGAGCAGGAACTGGAACTGCACAGCATCAGATTATACCGCCGGCAACTCCCTCAAGTTCTGTTGATGTTACCGGTACTGTTTCTGCAGGTATGACTATAGCCAATTTAAGTGGTTTGACACCTTCGACCATGTATGATTTTTGGGTTCGTTCCAATTGCGGCGGTGGCGATTACAGCCAATGGTCAGTTGGTGCTACATTTACTACGAAACCGCTGGTTACTTATTGTTTGCCAAGTGGTGCAGGTTATACCCAGGATCCAAGAGGTATTATTAATGTAACCATAGGTTCTATTAACAATACGACGGGTATAGAGACCAATAATTATGGAAATTATTCAAGTTTAACAACCAATGTATCACAAGGTTCGACGCCGGTTGTAAGCATTACCAATGGAACTACTTTTACGTATGATACCATGGTATGGGTTGACTGGAATAATGATGGTGATTTTTCTGATGCAGGTGAAACAGTTTATACAGGTGTAATGCCTGCGCCTAATCCGTCTACTATAAATGCAACTTTTACTGCTCCTGTTCCTGTTTTAGATTCAGATGGTAACAGTACTTTGGGACCACACAGAATGAGAATAGGAGGTATTGACGCTCCAACTTTTACAGGCGGTGCTTTGACCCCTTGTAGAACCGGACAGTATCAAGCTTTTGAAGATTATACCCTTTACGTTATTACGGCACCACCGGCTTTAACGTTAAGCGCGGCCACTGATACTATTTGCGAAGGTCTGTCTACACTAACACCTGTTACTATAACTTCAACCATTTCTGACTTTCAGGTTTACACTTGGTCACCGGCTGCAGGAGTAAGCGGAAGTATTGGTGCTGGTTACACTTTTAGCCCAACTGCAACAACTACGTATACTTTAACAGCTACTCAGACTAGTGGTAATTTTTCATCAAATACCGCTACTTTTATTGTTACTGTAAATGCAAGACCAACGCCAATTACGGTTACGCCAGCCTCTGCTACATATTGTAATGGTGCAGCACCACAAGCACTAGTTGCTACCGGTGGTGTGGTTACCGGAGTTTTTAATACTGTTTTTGAAGAAAATTTTAATGATCCAACCAATACTTTTACTACTGTTAATAATACAACAGGAGGAAGTAATCCTGCTGGTGCTGCTTGGACACTATATGCTTCGGGCGTAGTCAATAGTTCGGGACAGAGTTTTACCAGTAATGATTCATCGCAATATTATTTGTCTGATAGTGATGAAACAGGTAATGGAGGAGTAACCAGAACAGAGCTTATATCTCCTTCTTTCAGTCTTGTTGGCTTTGTTGATGCTTCGTTGAGTTTTTGGCAACAATACGATTATTTAGATTCACCGGCAGTTGTAGAAATCTCTACAAATGATGGAGCTACTTGGTTAGCAACCCCTTTAGCCACTTATACTTCTGATCAAGGTTCACCAAATAATTTTTCTAATGCCATTTTAAATTTGACGCCTTATGTAGGTATGTCTAATCTTAAAATACGTTTCCGTTATGTTGATGCTGATTGGGATTGGGAATGGGCCATTGACAATGTAAGAGTATATGGTAGTGGTACCTCAATTGTTACATGGTCACCAACAACCGACCTGTATACTGATGCTGCTGGTACAATACCTTATACAGGTACTGCAGCTTCTACAGTTTATACAAAACCAACCACTAACAGAACGTATACTGCCAATTCTACTTCTTCTTTTGGATGTTCTAGAGATTCAAGTCCAGTGGTAATTACCTATAGTGCTCCAACTGCAGGAACGGCTTCGAGTAATCAAAATATATGTTCAGGAATTCCTGCTGATTTAACCGTTGCAGGTTATGCAGGTACTGTTACTAAATGGCAGTATTGTCCTAATGCTACTTTCCTTCCAATTGGAACTGTAGTAGATATACCTTCAAGTAGCTCGGCAACTTTAACGTCGGCTCAAATGGGAGTTTTATCTGCAGATCGATATTATAGAGCGGTGACAACTAGTGGAGGTTGTACAGCCAATTCAACAATTGTTGCAATTACAATTAACAAAACTATTTGGGACGGTTCTTCATGGTCAGCTGGTGAGCCTAATAGTAGTATAGCTGCTGAATTTCAAGGTGACTATGTTTCTTCGGTTAATACACCCGGACTAGATGGAAATTTATCAGCTTGTAACGTCATTGTTTCCAGTGGTGCCGATGTTTTATTTGACATTGGAACCTTAACAGTTCAAAATGCGGTTACCGTTACTTCAGGATTCCTTACTTTTGAAGATAATGCCAGTTTATATCAAGTACAAGCTGTGACAAATGCACCGGGAGTATACTCTGGTGGTAATTCTGGAAATATTATTTCAAAAAGAACCGCAGAACCTATGTATAAATTTGATTATACCTATTGGTCAAGTCCGGTTAGTCCTCAAAATTTACTGGCAGTTTCTCCTGCATCACCTCAAGGATGGTTCCTCACTTATAATCCTACAACGAATGCGTGGCAATACGTGACTCCTAGCACTACAACAATGGAAGTAGGTAAAGGATATCTTATTAGAGCACCACTTAATTACCCGGTTAGCCCTGCACTACCATTGGATTACACAGCAAGTTTTTCAGGAGTGCCTAATAATGGAACATTTACGACACCAATTGTTGGAGGAGCAGCACAGATGAACCTTATAGGTAATCCATATGCTAGTGCTTTAAATGCTCCGGATTTTATAAATGGTAATACAAATGTTAGCGGAACACTTTATTTCTGGACGCACAATACTCCATTAAACCCAACTACACTTCAGTATGCTTCAAACGATTATGCAATATATAATTTGGTAGGAGGAACCTTGCCGGCACCAACAACAGGTGCAGGGACATCGGATCTTACTGCGCCATTAGGTCATATTGCTTCCGGTCAAGGGTTCTTTGTAAAAGGATTATCCAATGGTACAGCTACTTTTAGCAATTCAATGAGAAGAGCAGGTAACAATACGCAATTTTATAGAACAAATACGAGACAGAATAATGATACTTCACTAGAAAAACATCGTTATTGGGTTGATATTGCCAATTCCCAAGGAGCCTTTAAACAAGTATTGGTTGGTTATGTGGAAACAGCGACTAATGGTATAGACAGATTATTTGATGGAGATATGGTTGATGTAGGTAACGCTATTACACTTTATACAATGGTTGAAGATGCAAAATTGAGTATACAAGGGAGACCATTACCATTTGATGTCAACGAAACAATTCCATTAGGATATAAGTCTACAATTGATGGAACTTTTACAATAAGTCTATCTCATTATGATGGATTATTTACTACGCAGCATGTATATATTGAAGATAAAGTTTTAAATATTATTCATGATTTAAGAGTGTCACCATATTCTTTTGCAACATTACTTGGAACTTTCAATGATCGCTTTGAATTGCGTTATACAGATACTGCTTTGGGAATAACCAATCCGGTATTTAATGAAAATTCGGTTATTGTTTATAAAAATGACCAAGGTTTATTTATAGATTCAGGAGCCATAAATATGGCAACTGTCAGCATATTTGATATTAGAGGAAGAATGCTTGCTACCCAAAAGCAAGTAAACAGAACCACCACAGTATTTACTACATTGCCTACTACAAATCAGGTACTGTTGGTTCGAATTCAATCAGAGAATGGTTCAATAGTCACTAAAAAAGTGGTCTATTAA